In one Solea senegalensis isolate Sse05_10M unplaced genomic scaffold, IFAPA_SoseM_1 scf7180000013203, whole genome shotgun sequence genomic region, the following are encoded:
- the LOC122760198 gene encoding solute carrier organic anion transporter family member 1C1-like — translation MEDRTEQGHAQENGRRDGTAREPCSSSPCPSLKMFLMALSFAYFAKALSGSYMKSTITQLERRFDIPSYLIGVIDGSFEIGNLLVIAFVSYFGAKLHRPKVIAVGCVLMSIGTFIIALPHFIIGRYEFETSVRWVENSTLNPSPCPLGSVDLTRDGKLPEVPATGCESESNLSMWIYVLLGNVLRGIGETPVQPLGISYIDDFASEENAALYVGCVQTISVVGPVFGYLLGSLCAKIYVDIGFVKMETLTITPADARWVGAWWLGYLIAGVITLFSAIPFWFLPRSLPIPGPRGAEECTAEQKSFIKNAPLLKHKYPADEHTSFIEMAKDFIPSLRILLGHPVYLIYLCVTIIQLNSLIGMVTYKPKYIEQHFRQSASKANFLMGVINIPAVALGMFSGGLLMKRLKLNIMGAAKFAFGTSLIGYILSLFFFAMSCENAKVAGVTLSYNSSDGISYDRHTLFTACNSECFCSASDWDPVCGDNDITYVTPCLAGCSGSAGSGKNTVFSNCSCVGAAGNFTASTGQCPHKDDCDRMFPYFLALSVITSFIISLGGTPGYMFLIRCIKPQLKSLALGFHALATRTLAGIPAPIYFGAIIDTTCLKWGQKRCGGIGACRIYNTTAYRIAYLGLTLSLRTISFLICIPGFILLSRQLKEEERNAIHGAVVNGGTELEALRKEEFMISNVNQLQQMPDNCTDRETRL, via the exons ATGTTTCTGATGGCTCTGTCCTTTGCCTATTTTGCAAAGGCTCTGTCGGGGAGCTACATGAAGAGCACAATTACTCAGCTGGAGAGGCGCTTTGACATCCCCAGTTACCTAATAGGTGTCATTGATGGGAGCTTCGAGATAG GTAACCTGTTGGTGATCGCTTTCGTCAGTTACTTTGGGGCCAAGCTCCATCGGCCAAAGGTCATCGCAGTAGGTTGTGTACTGATGTCCATCGGCACCTTCATCATCGCTTTGCCTCACTTCATCATTGGACG CTATGAATTTGAAACCTCAGTGCGGTGGGTAGAGAACTCAACACTGAACCCCTCTCCATGTCCACTGGGTTCAGTCGACCTGACCCGAGACGGTAAACTACCTGAAGTGCCTGCAACTG GTTGCGAAAGCGAGTCCAACCTGTCGATGTGGATCTATGTGCTCCTGGGAAATGTTCTGCGCGGCATTGGAGAGACGCCAGTTCAGCCCCTTGGGATCTCTTACATAGATGATTTTGCGAGCGAGGAAAATGCGGCCCTGTATGTGG GTTGTGTACAGACCATTTCAGTGGTCGGTCCAGTGTTTGGCTACCTGCTGGGCTCCCTTTGTGCCAAAATCTACGTGGACATCGGATTTGTAAAGATGG AAACTCTCACCATCACACCAGCAGATGCCCGCTGGGTTGGGGCCTGGTGGCTGGGCTACCTCATAGCCGGGGTCATCACCCTGTTCTCTGCCATCCCATTCTGGTTCCTGCCTCGTTCACTGCCCATACCTGGCCCCCGGGGAGCAGAGGAGTGCACGGCAGAGCAGAAGAGTTTCATTAAGAACGCCCCCCTGCTCAAGCACAAGTATCCTGCAGATGAACATACTAGTTTTATAGAAATGGCCAAAG ATTTCATTCCATCCTTGCGAATTCTGCTGGGACACCCCGTGTACCTGATCTACCTGTGTGTGACAATCATCCAGCTGAACTCTCTCATCGGCATGGTCACCTACAAGCCCAAGTACATCGAGCAGCACTTCAGGCAGTCTGCCTCGAAGGCCAACTTTCTGATGG GTGTGATCAATATCCCTGCTGTGGCACTGGGCATGTTTTCTGGAGGTTTGCTCATGAAGAGGCTGAAGCTGAACATCATGGGTGCAGCCAAGTTTGCCTTTGGCACATCACTGATTGGCTACATCCTTTCGCTGTTCTTCTTCGCGATGAGCTGCGAGAACGCCAAAGTTGCCGGGGTGACACTTTCATACAATAG CAGCGATGGGATATCTTATGACAGACATACACTGTTCACAGCCTGCAACTCCGAGTGCTTTTGTTCAGCGAGTGACTGGGACCCAGTGTGTGGAGACAATGACATCACATATGTTACTCCTTGTCTTGCTGGCTGCTCCGGCTCTGCTGGCTCAGGGAAAAACACC GTCTTCTCTAACTGCAGCTGTGTCGGTGCGGCTGGTAATTTTACAGCCAGTACAGGTCAGTGTCCTCACAAGGACGACTGTGACAGGATGTTCCCGTACTTCCTGGCTCTCTCTGTCATCACTTCCTTTATCATCTCCCTCGGGGGGACACCAGGCTACATGTTTCTCATCAG GTGCATAAAACCACAGCTGAAATCTCTGGCCTTGGGTTTCCATGCACTGGCAACACGTACCCTTG CAGGGATCCCTGCTCCCATCTACTTTGGAGCGATCATTGACACCACATGTCTAAAATGGGGTCAGAAGAGGTGTGGAGGTATAGGAGCCTGTAGAATCTACAACACCACAGCATACAG GATTGCATATCTGGGCCTGACTCTGAGCCTGCGGACTATCTCTTTCCTCATTTGCATCCCGGGCTTCATTCTGCTCAGTCGGCAGCTCAAGGAGGAAGAAAGGAACGCCATTCATGGAGCGGTGGTCAACGGAGGAACGGAGCTGGAAGCGCTCAGGAAGGAAGAGTTTATGATTTCCAATGTGAACCAATTACAACAAATGCCAGACAACTGCACAGACAGGGAGACGCGGCTCTGA
- the bcap29 gene encoding B-cell receptor-associated protein 29 has product MTLQWTAVALFLYVEIGVLVIFCIPFISARRWQSIFRLRVWSFMARFWNKVFLTMIIVLIVLFLDAVREVRKYSSKDAGTNAKLQPNMYDHLHMKLFRAQRNLYISGFAVFLWLVMKRVVTLINQLATASGTTAALQTQADNANQTAKKYMEDNELLKQTLMEGKGDKATAAGMELLQKELEKLRQEQRTTEEALKKSQSEAEVMKKQTDGLAREYDRLLKEHQELQNNQDIENKKDD; this is encoded by the exons ATGACACTGCAGTGGACTGCTGTGGCCCTCTTTCTCTATGTGGAGATCGGCGTTCTTGTCATCTTCTGTATACCCTTCATATCTGCCAGAAG ATGGCAGAGTATTTTCCGGCTGAGGGTTTGGAGCTTCATGGCAAGATTCTGGAACAAAGTGTTTCTCACCATGATCATTGTACTTATCGTCCTGTTCCTTG ATGCTGTCCGTGAAGTGAGGAAGTATTCGAGTAAAGACGCCGGCACGAATGCAAAGCTGCAACCAAACATGTATGACCACCTGCACATGAAGCTTTTCAGAGCTCAGAGGAACCTCTACATCTCTGGTTTTGCTGTCTTTCTCTGGCT GGTTATGAAGCGAGTGGTCACCTTGATTAACCAGCTGGCAACTGCGTCTGGGAcgacagctgctcttcagacTCAGGCTGACAATGCTAACCAGACTGCCAAGAAATACATGGAGGACAATGAGCTGCTGAAACAG ACTTTGATGGAAGGAAAGGGTGATAAGGCTACTGCAGCAGGCATGGAGCTGTTGCAAaaggagctggagaagctgAGACAAGAACAGAGGACTACAGAGGAAG CCTTGAAGAAGTCCCAGTCTGAGGCAGAAGTGATGAAGAAGCAGACTGATGGCCTTGCCAGGGAATACGACAGACTGTTGAAAGAACACCAGGAGCTCCAG AATAATCAAgatattgaaaacaaaaaggacGACTAG